From one Rhizobium lentis genomic stretch:
- a CDS encoding polysaccharide biosynthesis/export family protein, with protein MQSTVLPDRFISAALALLVFCCLTGCSVARAQTFTLVPEDKVRLRVVEWRSTDSRYASWEALDGVYTIDDTGDLSIPIAGHVQASGKTTEELADAIASALAEKAELPGKPYIALEIAEHAPVFVTGTVQTPGRYPFEPRMTVMKAISIAGGFLREREDNTYFERDRIQAAGAYRTAVLNRRDLLMRQARLRAEIAGEQSFEIPTELVGTPDVDKLKAQELNLMRLRRVDIDSQIAAANDLTRLYGQQVESLEAKISSQKRQIDLAQKELDNVNSLVSKGLVSNSRQVSVDRWVADAQGTLIDLEVALTTARQGLSEANRSKINIVNRQNSENQELLNQVNLAIGRAAIDIQVAQLLGEQAGYDAQLAQMNMEAPGVGRAQKNYRIMRRNNDGTYSNIVADEQTALLPHDLVEVGLDTNLQAPTSPLQPALQTQSSTVPSSDIAGDDRASRGWISQTGSN; from the coding sequence ATGCAGTCCACAGTCTTGCCCGATCGTTTTATCTCCGCGGCCCTCGCCTTGCTGGTTTTCTGCTGTCTGACCGGCTGCAGCGTCGCCCGCGCGCAAACATTCACCCTCGTGCCGGAAGACAAGGTAAGACTGCGCGTTGTCGAATGGCGCTCGACCGATTCCCGCTACGCCAGCTGGGAAGCTCTCGATGGCGTCTACACCATCGACGATACTGGCGACTTGTCGATCCCGATCGCTGGCCATGTACAGGCGTCAGGAAAGACAACCGAAGAACTCGCCGACGCCATCGCCAGCGCGCTCGCTGAAAAGGCGGAACTTCCTGGCAAGCCATACATCGCCCTAGAGATTGCAGAGCATGCGCCGGTCTTTGTGACCGGCACCGTTCAAACCCCGGGGCGCTATCCTTTTGAACCGCGGATGACTGTTATGAAGGCCATCAGCATCGCTGGGGGCTTTCTCCGGGAGCGCGAGGACAACACCTACTTCGAACGCGATCGGATTCAGGCAGCCGGGGCATACCGAACCGCCGTCCTCAACCGGCGCGATCTCCTGATGCGGCAGGCGCGGCTGCGCGCGGAGATCGCCGGCGAGCAGAGCTTCGAGATCCCCACCGAACTCGTGGGAACGCCCGATGTCGACAAGCTGAAGGCACAGGAATTGAACCTGATGCGGCTGCGTCGCGTCGATATCGACAGCCAGATTGCAGCGGCGAATGACCTCACCCGCCTCTATGGCCAGCAGGTCGAGTCGCTCGAGGCCAAGATCAGCTCGCAAAAGCGGCAGATCGACCTTGCCCAGAAGGAATTGGACAACGTCAACAGTCTGGTGAGCAAGGGGTTGGTCAGCAATTCCCGCCAGGTCTCTGTCGACCGCTGGGTTGCGGATGCACAAGGTACCCTGATCGATCTCGAAGTTGCCCTGACTACGGCTCGCCAGGGCCTCAGTGAAGCCAACCGTTCCAAGATCAATATCGTCAATAGGCAGAACAGCGAAAACCAGGAGCTGCTGAATCAAGTCAACCTCGCGATCGGCAGGGCCGCTATCGATATCCAGGTGGCGCAGCTTTTGGGCGAACAGGCCGGCTACGACGCTCAGCTTGCTCAGATGAACATGGAGGCGCCGGGTGTTGGCAGAGCGCAGAAGAACTACAGGATTATGCGCCGCAATAACGACGGAACCTACAGCAACATCGTAGCAGACGAGCAAACCGCATTGCTGCCGCATGATCTCGTCGAGGTTGGCTTGGACACCAATCTTCAAGCGCCGACTTCGCCTCTGCAGCCGGCACTCCAGACGCAGAGCTCTACAGTCCCTTCGTCTGATATCGCCGGGGATGATCGAGCGAGCCGCGGCTGGATATCCCAGACGGGATCGAATTAG
- a CDS encoding glycosyltransferase family 2 protein, translating into MSAHSPKAAIPDGLREPASVSCDAEAMARRSRQPLRLAIGIASAGRPSILLETVNYLARLPDQPQRLIVCVPGIDDAAGLADRADVEVIVGSRGLTSQRNSIIRATAADTDVLIFLDDDFIPATTFLSRMDAVFSAKPDVVIATGEVLADGVLVGGLDMSKALEVLQTAGEGCERIADVYNAYGCNMAVRLAPVLQHAVTFDEQLPLYGWLEDVDFSRSIAHYGRCVRVEGARGVHLGVRSGRQPGQRLGYSQVANPAYLIRKGTMSKSRAIAQIGRNILANASGMLFNHRLVDRWGRLKGNLLALADLLAGSAAPSRILEFGNPPSRATAPPPTTPKRR; encoded by the coding sequence ATGAGCGCGCATTCGCCAAAAGCGGCCATACCGGATGGGCTGAGGGAACCGGCCTCTGTTTCTTGCGACGCGGAAGCGATGGCGCGACGCTCGCGCCAGCCATTGCGGCTCGCCATCGGAATTGCATCCGCGGGCCGCCCTTCGATCCTGCTGGAAACCGTCAACTATCTCGCCCGCTTGCCGGACCAGCCGCAGCGGTTAATCGTCTGCGTACCGGGCATTGACGATGCCGCCGGGCTCGCCGACCGAGCCGACGTGGAAGTCATTGTCGGCAGCCGTGGCCTCACTTCCCAGCGCAACAGCATCATCCGGGCGACCGCGGCCGATACGGATGTTCTGATCTTCCTGGACGACGACTTCATTCCCGCCACAACCTTCCTGTCGCGAATGGACGCCGTTTTTTCAGCAAAACCCGACGTCGTGATCGCCACCGGCGAGGTCCTGGCCGATGGCGTCCTCGTAGGAGGGCTAGACATGTCGAAGGCCCTGGAGGTTCTTCAAACTGCCGGCGAAGGGTGCGAGCGGATCGCGGATGTCTATAATGCCTACGGGTGCAATATGGCGGTTCGCCTAGCCCCCGTTCTCCAACACGCAGTGACCTTCGACGAGCAACTGCCGCTCTATGGCTGGCTTGAGGATGTGGATTTTAGCAGGTCCATCGCCCACTACGGCAGATGCGTGCGCGTTGAAGGGGCCCGTGGGGTGCATCTCGGCGTCAGATCCGGGCGACAGCCCGGCCAAAGACTTGGTTACTCCCAGGTTGCAAATCCTGCCTACCTGATCCGGAAGGGCACGATGTCGAAGAGCCGAGCGATAGCCCAGATTGGCCGCAACATCCTGGCGAACGCATCGGGCATGTTGTTCAACCATCGCTTGGTCGACCGATGGGGCCGTTTGAAAGGCAATTTGCTGGCGCTCGCCGATCTTCTTGCCGGCAGCGCCGCACCGTCCCGCATTCTCGAATTCGGCAATCCGCCGTCCCGCGCAACGGCGCCGCCGCCGACCACACCGAAACGGAGATAG
- a CDS encoding lipopolysaccharide biosynthesis protein, whose amino-acid sequence MSSVSQRTATASIWTISGKFLARLIDFVSLLILARLLSPADFGLVAIATSVLVIVEAILDLPLTQALMRQPSPSGEMFSTAFTLSLLRGLAISLLMMIMSWPMAAIYNDSRLFALVAVLSIAPAMRSMISPRMVLFMQRFDFKREFALDLITKGSTLLFGTGVALATGSYWGLAIGAVAGPTAAMITSYILAPMRPRFSLSEWQRFQDMISWNTVSQVLSAINWQLDRLLLPRFTGLPTFGAFSVADNIAGIPYQTFVGPLLRPLMAAFSTVEDRRNLVAAYLKATSAITFVAAPVLIALAFLAEPTVRILVGEKWAAAAPILQWLCLVSLLGLPTNIVPALAMVMDNTRSLALRMFAEFAVRVPVTILGIAYFQVAGALGARVVAVLVAYAASLVITRRLIGASFAAQLSAFCRPLSAGLPMIAFLLWVEPKLAIMPAGFNLIGSLALCGAAAAAIFWVFALLLWQILGRPDGIETIVVQRLMPRRNRLLIS is encoded by the coding sequence ATGTCAAGCGTATCCCAGAGGACGGCGACGGCGAGCATCTGGACCATCAGCGGTAAATTCCTCGCCCGGCTCATCGATTTTGTCAGCCTTCTCATCCTGGCAAGACTTTTAAGTCCAGCGGATTTCGGCCTCGTTGCGATCGCGACCTCTGTCCTGGTCATCGTCGAAGCAATCCTGGACCTGCCCTTGACACAGGCGCTGATGCGTCAGCCGTCTCCCTCGGGGGAGATGTTTTCCACGGCCTTCACCCTCAGCCTGCTGAGGGGGCTGGCCATCAGCCTGTTGATGATGATCATGTCCTGGCCGATGGCCGCGATCTATAACGATTCCCGGCTTTTTGCGCTTGTCGCCGTGCTTTCGATCGCGCCGGCCATGCGCAGCATGATCAGTCCGCGCATGGTCCTTTTCATGCAACGTTTCGATTTCAAACGCGAGTTCGCGCTCGACCTCATCACCAAAGGATCGACGCTGCTGTTCGGCACCGGTGTGGCCCTGGCAACGGGCAGCTACTGGGGTTTGGCGATCGGGGCGGTTGCCGGTCCGACCGCGGCGATGATCACCTCCTATATCCTGGCTCCGATGCGGCCGAGGTTCAGCCTGTCCGAGTGGCAGCGGTTCCAGGATATGATCAGCTGGAATACCGTGTCGCAGGTGCTGAGCGCGATCAATTGGCAGCTCGACCGACTGCTTTTGCCGCGTTTTACCGGGCTGCCGACGTTTGGCGCCTTCAGCGTCGCCGACAATATCGCCGGCATCCCGTACCAGACCTTCGTCGGGCCGTTGCTGCGCCCGCTGATGGCGGCGTTCTCCACAGTCGAAGATCGTCGCAACCTGGTGGCCGCCTATCTGAAGGCCACGAGTGCAATCACCTTCGTCGCGGCGCCCGTTCTCATTGCGCTTGCTTTTCTCGCCGAACCGACGGTGCGTATCCTCGTCGGTGAGAAATGGGCAGCCGCTGCACCAATTCTGCAATGGCTGTGTCTGGTCAGCCTGCTCGGTCTTCCGACAAACATCGTGCCGGCATTGGCGATGGTCATGGACAATACCCGTTCCCTCGCCTTGCGGATGTTTGCCGAATTCGCCGTCAGAGTCCCGGTCACCATCCTCGGTATCGCCTATTTCCAGGTGGCGGGTGCGCTCGGCGCGCGCGTTGTCGCGGTTCTCGTCGCTTATGCCGCGTCGCTCGTCATCACACGACGGCTGATCGGGGCGAGTTTTGCCGCGCAGCTGTCTGCCTTTTGCCGGCCTCTGTCCGCGGGTCTGCCGATGATCGCGTTCCTGCTCTGGGTGGAGCCGAAGCTCGCCATCATGCCTGCCGGCTTCAACCTGATCGGCAGCCTGGCGCTTTGCGGCGCGGCGGCCGCGGCAATTTTCTGGGTCTTTGCATTGCTGCTGTGGCAGATTCTGGGAAGGCCCGACGGCATCGAGACCATCGTCGTCCAGAGGCTCATGCCGCGACGAAACAGGCTTCTTATTTCATGA
- a CDS encoding tyrosine-protein kinase domain-containing protein: protein MTSSTIFSGVSPIPLSAATTAGGNSPLTLRDMLFFLRMRWHWIVVTTIAFLAIAGTYLLTAKPTFVASTQLVIFPQVSGSEAQRAFAEDAFIEGQLEIARSTDVVGGTVAALDLVHDPEFVDQTPSLQDRAKNWLMGLSSQSDKPSQDPAGKGTGEAQPQTEEERLRDWATAKLLNTVGIRRIGNSTIVEISAAASTPQKAVDIADTLARQYIQKNIAMKANAARQYSDWLAKFMAEQQRGLAEAASALASFTSNPRDQFKLAELQSATDARRTLYENTLNQLTEAKQRITYPMSDATIVSRATLPLSKARPRSTLIAAFAAALGLGTGFALAMIRHASDRRLVRPHQIAETCDLPFVTVLTTSKRTRNGHPTPLLAAGTGSPTADYPVIPGIMELSATVVGLRRKRRVVIGVVAVSPGSGASTIASELAVLSSVSGATTLLIDAAAQKPSLSKAIAPHSSSGLVDVLDNGELIQTAALSLSSTLKFLPLGEVDTVTPAIRLSSRRTQLSFAELKKEFDAIFVDISAFSASPDANAIAPELDGVLVVASHGRTSIDEAIRVIETMRNVGAEILGAVINHAPASMQS from the coding sequence ATGACCTCCAGCACAATCTTCAGCGGTGTCTCTCCCATACCCCTGTCCGCAGCAACCACAGCCGGCGGGAATTCGCCGCTGACCCTGCGGGATATGCTCTTCTTCTTGAGAATGCGCTGGCATTGGATCGTCGTGACCACCATCGCCTTCCTGGCGATCGCCGGAACTTATCTGTTAACGGCCAAACCGACCTTCGTTGCCAGCACACAGCTCGTGATTTTCCCCCAGGTGAGCGGCTCTGAAGCACAGAGGGCTTTCGCCGAGGATGCGTTTATCGAAGGACAGCTGGAAATCGCCAGATCGACCGATGTCGTCGGCGGAACAGTGGCGGCGCTCGACCTCGTTCATGATCCGGAGTTTGTCGATCAGACACCTTCGCTGCAGGACAGAGCGAAGAATTGGCTGATGGGGCTTTCCTCACAATCGGATAAACCATCGCAAGACCCGGCGGGCAAGGGAACAGGGGAAGCGCAACCGCAGACGGAGGAGGAGCGCCTCCGTGACTGGGCAACGGCCAAACTGCTGAACACGGTGGGCATCCGCCGGATCGGAAACTCGACGATCGTCGAGATATCGGCTGCGGCGTCGACTCCGCAGAAGGCTGTCGACATCGCCGACACGCTCGCCAGGCAATACATCCAGAAGAATATCGCGATGAAGGCCAACGCCGCCCGTCAATATAGCGACTGGCTGGCGAAATTCATGGCCGAGCAACAGCGAGGGCTGGCGGAGGCCGCCAGCGCCCTGGCCAGCTTCACGAGCAATCCGCGCGACCAGTTCAAGCTTGCGGAGTTGCAGAGCGCGACGGATGCCCGCCGCACTCTTTATGAAAACACCTTGAACCAGCTGACCGAAGCAAAGCAGCGCATAACCTATCCGATGTCCGATGCCACGATCGTCTCGCGAGCCACACTGCCTCTTTCGAAGGCGAGACCGCGCAGCACGCTGATCGCTGCCTTTGCGGCGGCCCTTGGCCTTGGCACGGGTTTCGCACTCGCGATGATAAGACATGCCAGTGACCGCCGGCTCGTCCGCCCGCATCAGATCGCCGAAACCTGTGATCTGCCCTTCGTGACTGTGCTGACGACATCAAAAAGGACACGCAACGGCCACCCCACGCCATTGCTCGCCGCCGGCACCGGCAGCCCTACGGCCGATTATCCGGTTATTCCAGGCATAATGGAACTGAGCGCAACGGTGGTCGGCCTGCGGCGCAAACGCCGGGTCGTCATCGGCGTGGTCGCCGTCAGTCCCGGCAGCGGAGCATCGACCATCGCAAGCGAACTTGCGGTGCTGTCGTCGGTGTCCGGAGCGACGACCCTTCTGATTGATGCGGCCGCGCAGAAGCCATCGCTCAGCAAGGCGATCGCACCCCATAGCTCCAGCGGCCTCGTGGACGTCCTCGACAATGGCGAACTGATTCAGACAGCGGCCTTGTCCCTCTCCTCGACGCTGAAGTTCCTTCCGCTCGGTGAGGTCGACACCGTGACGCCGGCAATTCGCCTGAGTTCGCGTCGCACGCAATTGAGCTTCGCCGAGCTGAAAAAGGAGTTTGACGCCATATTCGTCGACATTTCCGCATTCTCCGCTTCGCCGGATGCCAATGCGATCGCGCCGGAGCTTGACGGAGTTCTGGTGGTCGCCTCGCACGGACGCACCTCGATCGATGAGGCCATCCGTGTCATCGAGACGATGCGCAATGTCGGCGCGGAGATCCTCGGCGCTGTCATCAACCACGCTCCGGCGAGCATGCAGTCATGA
- a CDS encoding sugar transferase has product MTWEAHSFEAWSRVGRTAKGGDLRDSRPRAAGRSWKRVIDLVTAITALIMLSPLLLIVAVIVKLSDRGPVFYSHTRIGYGGAPFGCLKFRTMKIDASAQLAELLQNNPAARSEWEATRKLKDDPRITAVGEILRRSSIDELPQLINIVRGEMSLVGPRPVTAEELPRYGEHMWAYMAARPGLTGQWQTSGRNDVSYEYRISLDVHYLNNWSLLRDFIIIAKTIPALFSQRGSY; this is encoded by the coding sequence ATGACATGGGAAGCACATAGTTTTGAGGCCTGGTCGCGCGTCGGACGGACCGCAAAGGGCGGCGATTTACGCGACTCCCGGCCCCGTGCAGCGGGCAGGTCGTGGAAGCGTGTTATAGACCTTGTTACCGCGATCACCGCCCTGATCATGCTCTCCCCGCTTCTGCTGATTGTCGCGGTGATCGTGAAACTCTCCGACCGCGGTCCTGTCTTCTATTCCCATACGCGCATTGGCTATGGCGGAGCGCCGTTCGGATGCCTCAAGTTTCGAACGATGAAGATCGATGCGAGCGCTCAGCTTGCGGAATTGCTGCAAAACAACCCGGCCGCCCGTAGCGAATGGGAAGCGACGCGCAAGTTGAAAGACGATCCGAGGATCACCGCCGTCGGCGAGATCCTCAGGCGATCGAGCATCGACGAGCTTCCCCAGCTGATCAATATCGTGCGTGGCGAAATGAGCCTCGTCGGACCCCGGCCGGTCACAGCAGAGGAATTGCCGCGCTACGGCGAACACATGTGGGCCTATATGGCGGCCCGTCCCGGACTGACCGGTCAATGGCAGACCAGTGGGCGCAACGACGTCAGTTACGAATACCGGATTTCCCTCGACGTCCACTATCTCAACAACTGGTCGCTCCTCCGCGACTTCATCATCATCGCCAAGACCATTCCTGCGCTGTTTTCGCAACGTGGCTCGTACTGA
- a CDS encoding glycosyltransferase family 4 protein, with amino-acid sequence MTFKATTSLSDARAFLGDAPVMAKRRVAEAGSVKETGQLRVAIVHYWLVSMRGGEKVVEELCRMFPQADIFTLVCNRDRISDFLKTRNIRTSFLQKIPGAQRHYTKMLPLMPFALEQFDLQDYDLVLSSESGPAKGIITRADALHVCYCHSPMRYIWDQFHVYRHGQPWMGRALMSITAPMLRAWDVTTSSRVDMFVANSDYVANRIRRFYDRDSVVIHPPVATDDFSVGKGRGEFYLYAGQLTAYKRPDIAVRACTEAGRKLVVIGEGEQLPYLKSIAGPTVEFLGHQPFNILRDHLSRCRALLFPGIEDFGILPVEAMASGRPVLAFDAGGARETVSSPQVGFRFAQQTAEALLETMAAFEQVEDDIDPHAIRAHAMKFSSAVFRDRLAGLIEQQLSLHGERSFGTFARRPG; translated from the coding sequence TTGACCTTCAAAGCAACAACCTCTCTTTCCGACGCAAGGGCATTTCTCGGCGATGCGCCTGTCATGGCGAAAAGACGCGTGGCCGAGGCGGGCAGCGTCAAGGAAACCGGGCAATTGCGCGTCGCCATCGTGCATTACTGGCTCGTCTCGATGCGCGGCGGCGAGAAGGTCGTCGAAGAGTTGTGCCGGATGTTTCCGCAGGCCGACATCTTCACCCTCGTCTGCAACCGGGATCGCATCAGCGATTTTCTAAAGACGCGGAACATCCGCACCTCCTTTCTGCAGAAGATTCCCGGCGCACAGCGGCATTACACCAAGATGCTGCCGCTGATGCCTTTTGCGCTCGAGCAATTCGATCTCCAGGACTACGATCTCGTCCTGTCAAGCGAATCCGGGCCTGCCAAGGGCATCATTACCCGCGCCGATGCTCTGCATGTCTGTTACTGCCATTCGCCGATGCGCTACATTTGGGATCAGTTCCACGTGTACCGGCATGGCCAGCCATGGATGGGGCGTGCGTTGATGTCGATCACCGCACCGATGCTGCGCGCCTGGGACGTGACGACATCCTCCCGCGTCGACATGTTCGTCGCCAATTCCGACTATGTCGCAAACCGCATTCGCCGCTTCTACGACCGGGACTCCGTCGTCATCCATCCGCCGGTTGCCACCGACGATTTTTCGGTCGGAAAGGGGAGGGGCGAATTCTATCTCTATGCCGGCCAGCTGACGGCCTACAAGCGGCCGGATATCGCGGTTCGGGCGTGCACCGAGGCAGGCCGGAAATTGGTGGTCATCGGAGAGGGAGAACAATTGCCCTATCTGAAATCGATCGCCGGGCCGACTGTTGAGTTTCTCGGACACCAGCCATTCAATATCCTTCGCGATCACCTGTCGCGATGCCGCGCCCTGCTGTTTCCGGGCATCGAGGATTTCGGCATCTTGCCGGTCGAAGCCATGGCATCGGGGCGGCCGGTCCTTGCTTTCGACGCCGGCGGCGCCCGGGAAACCGTGTCTTCGCCGCAGGTTGGTTTTCGCTTCGCACAGCAGACCGCGGAAGCCTTGCTGGAAACCATGGCGGCGTTCGAACAGGTCGAGGATGATATCGATCCGCATGCGATCCGCGCACATGCGATGAAATTCTCTTCCGCCGTGTTCCGCGATCGTCTGGCGGGCCTCATCGAGCAACAGCTGTCACTCCATGGCGAGCGATCGTTCGGCACTTTCGCGAGGCGGCCGGGCTGA
- a CDS encoding glycosyltransferase family 4 protein — translation MMRSSLPEVSRSAANVNRFPGSDMTRIDRVVVIDDYSVARGGATGLAVLSAKLFRGLDIPVTYICGDDAANAELAALGVSMVGLNSRDLLSAERAKAFVTGIHNGAATRMVANWIAAKDTVNTVYHIHGWHQILSPALFRALAPVARRSVVHAHDFFTACPNGAFFDYQAQEICLRRPLGAGCLATACDKRSYSHKLWRVARGSNILRLLKAQTDFGRIILLHEKMASFLVGAGYRPERLTTIRNPVAPLSLQRIEAEANDEFVFIGRLDEEKGVEDAVAATRRAGARLCVIGDGPLRRSVEASGDHVRAVGWQSHAEIGTIIRKARALLMPSRYPEPFGLVAIEAARSGLPVIMSRSAFLAEEMERAGMAFACDTGDEIAFADALTRFSQMPGHEIRAMSERAFLMSPNLASTHEEWRDALLAEYYSLLSTNAVPELTDGVATQGVFR, via the coding sequence GTGATGCGCTCGTCGCTTCCCGAGGTCAGCCGATCCGCCGCAAATGTCAACCGCTTTCCCGGCTCCGACATGACAAGGATCGATCGTGTGGTCGTCATCGACGACTACTCGGTGGCCCGGGGCGGGGCGACAGGGCTGGCGGTCCTCTCGGCCAAGCTTTTTCGAGGCCTGGATATCCCCGTGACTTATATTTGCGGGGATGACGCGGCCAATGCGGAGCTTGCTGCTCTCGGCGTCTCCATGGTTGGATTGAACAGCCGCGATCTGCTGAGCGCCGAGCGCGCGAAGGCTTTCGTGACCGGCATTCACAATGGTGCGGCCACCCGAATGGTCGCGAACTGGATTGCCGCAAAAGATACCGTCAATACTGTCTACCATATCCACGGCTGGCATCAGATCCTGTCTCCCGCGCTTTTCCGGGCGCTGGCGCCGGTTGCCAGGCGAAGCGTCGTCCATGCGCACGACTTCTTCACCGCCTGTCCGAACGGCGCTTTTTTCGACTATCAGGCGCAAGAGATCTGCCTTCGGCGCCCGCTCGGCGCGGGCTGCCTTGCGACGGCCTGCGACAAGAGAAGCTATTCGCACAAATTGTGGCGGGTCGCCCGCGGCTCGAACATCCTCCGGCTTTTGAAGGCGCAGACCGATTTCGGCCGGATCATCCTGCTGCATGAGAAGATGGCGAGCTTTCTCGTCGGCGCCGGTTATCGGCCCGAACGGCTGACGACGATCCGCAATCCCGTTGCTCCTTTGTCGTTACAGCGCATCGAGGCGGAGGCGAACGACGAGTTCGTCTTCATCGGGCGGCTCGACGAGGAAAAGGGCGTGGAAGATGCAGTGGCCGCCACACGCAGAGCCGGCGCCAGGCTCTGCGTGATCGGGGACGGGCCGCTGAGGCGGTCGGTTGAAGCTTCCGGCGATCACGTCAGGGCCGTCGGCTGGCAGTCACATGCGGAGATCGGCACCATTATTCGCAAGGCGCGCGCCCTGTTGATGCCCTCGCGTTACCCCGAACCTTTCGGCCTCGTCGCGATCGAAGCGGCCAGGAGCGGTCTGCCCGTCATCATGTCACGCAGCGCCTTTCTTGCCGAGGAAATGGAACGAGCCGGCATGGCGTTTGCCTGCGACACGGGTGACGAAATCGCCTTTGCCGATGCTTTGACGCGCTTCAGCCAGATGCCGGGGCATGAGATCCGCGCCATGAGCGAGCGGGCTTTCCTGATGTCGCCGAATCTCGCTTCGACGCATGAGGAATGGCGCGACGCGCTCCTCGCCGAATATTACAGCCTGCTTTCGACGAATGCGGTTCCCGAGCTGACAGACGGTGTGGCGACACAAGGAGTATTCCGTTGA
- a CDS encoding glycoside hydrolase family 16 protein — MRYGISSKGLGLLAVLGLGALPGQPSVAQEPININAYRLTFAENFDSLDVSAWGEKRSRWIAHTPWNGDFGDARFTDPAPGFPFTTDQGILKIEARKGTDGTWRSGLLSSVNPKGEGFSQQFGYFEARMKLPPGKGVWPAFWLIGVDRSKYTAEIDVLEYYGRAPYEFSMGFHIWRQSQGGQNSTGGYWNKVQDGILNSDYHTYGVDIQPDKTSFYFDRQFIWSFDTPKEFHMPFYPLVNLALGSGWPIDETPNPSVLLVDYIHVYQRKPAEAAN; from the coding sequence ATGCGTTACGGCATATCTTCTAAGGGCTTGGGTCTGCTTGCCGTGCTCGGTCTGGGGGCGTTGCCTGGCCAGCCCAGCGTCGCCCAGGAGCCGATCAACATCAATGCCTACCGGCTAACGTTCGCGGAGAATTTCGACAGCCTCGACGTTTCGGCCTGGGGAGAGAAAAGGTCCCGCTGGATCGCTCATACACCCTGGAATGGCGACTTCGGTGATGCCCGTTTCACCGATCCGGCACCCGGCTTTCCGTTCACCACCGATCAGGGGATCCTGAAGATCGAAGCGCGCAAGGGGACCGACGGCACCTGGCGCTCGGGTCTGCTATCGTCGGTGAACCCGAAGGGCGAAGGTTTTTCTCAGCAATTCGGCTATTTTGAAGCACGGATGAAGTTGCCGCCAGGCAAAGGCGTGTGGCCGGCATTCTGGCTCATTGGGGTCGACCGATCGAAATATACCGCCGAAATCGACGTCCTGGAATATTATGGGCGCGCGCCCTACGAATTCAGCATGGGCTTCCATATCTGGCGCCAGAGCCAAGGCGGCCAGAACTCCACCGGCGGCTATTGGAACAAGGTCCAGGACGGAATCTTGAACAGCGACTATCATACCTACGGCGTCGATATCCAACCGGACAAGACAAGCTTCTATTTCGACCGCCAGTTTATCTGGAGCTTCGACACGCCGAAAGAGTTCCACATGCCGTTTTATCCGTTGGTCAATCTGGCACTCGGTTCGGGCTGGCCGATCGATGAAACGCCGAACCCGTCCGTTCTGCTTGTCGATTATATCCACGTTTACCAGCGCAAGCCCGCCGAGGCCGCGAACTGA
- a CDS encoding Crp/Fnr family transcriptional regulator has protein sequence MDGITHASGRRVGIGNTTISANGGIHLNSRIVVDDEFLSCRSSVRRFRRGEVIAGAGVLVDMFARVHSGLVNASTMLPDGREFIVEIIPKSGLIGELEVLRRQTLSLEYRAAANCELHFFEGRLLRDMYASDPCFREKVFSRALARISELEHRIISNAASTLQSRLASTLLRLSAVYGKDAANSGDEVIISQNDLAATLPASREKVNQCLRRLRECKIIDGGQGKIRILNRKALEACANGAFSVK, from the coding sequence ATGGACGGGATCACGCATGCATCAGGTCGCAGGGTCGGTATCGGCAACACCACGATCTCGGCCAACGGCGGCATTCATCTCAACAGCCGCATCGTTGTCGACGACGAATTTCTTTCCTGCCGCTCGAGCGTGCGGCGTTTCCGTCGCGGTGAGGTCATTGCCGGTGCCGGGGTCCTTGTCGATATGTTCGCTCGCGTGCATTCGGGATTGGTCAATGCAAGCACGATGCTGCCCGACGGCAGGGAATTCATCGTCGAAATCATTCCGAAATCTGGTCTGATCGGCGAGCTCGAAGTCTTGCGCAGGCAGACATTGAGCCTCGAATATCGAGCCGCTGCCAACTGCGAGCTGCATTTCTTCGAAGGGCGGCTGCTGCGCGACATGTATGCCAGCGATCCGTGCTTCCGCGAAAAAGTTTTCTCAAGGGCGCTGGCGCGTATTTCGGAGCTCGAACACAGGATCATCTCCAATGCGGCGTCGACCTTGCAGTCAAGACTGGCGAGCACGCTGCTGCGGCTCTCGGCTGTTTACGGAAAGGATGCAGCAAACAGCGGCGACGAAGTGATCATCTCGCAAAATGATCTGGCCGCGACGCTGCCGGCGTCCCGCGAGAAGGTCAATCAATGCCTGCGGCGTCTGCGGGAATGCAAGATCATCGACGGAGGGCAGGGCAAGATCCGAATTCTCAATCGCAAAGCGCTTGAGGCCTGTGCGAATGGCGCATTTTCGGTGAAGTGA